tccaaattgaaaatatcaatttaatttatttatctcATTTTCAGATTCCGAATCCTTGTCCAGCGTCGTGCTCTGGGTTATGTTTGCTGCGCCCGTCTTCGTCTAAAGGTTTTTTAAATTACACTTGTTTGAATGAATCTGGGTCCAATATCAGTTTTGGCGTTTTAGTGTTTCTTATAATTTTAGCGGGCCTTCTTATAtggtgtttattttttgtattttaaagtTAACAAGCggaattctttgaaatttttttggaaataatgatCCGTTGTTGTATAttattagggctaggatttttatgcaaatgctTGTCTGAATGCACTGCAGTAGATACCGCATAACAATGTTTCTTTTGCGATTCATGCATTTTTAAGccgaattgcaaaattttttagcgcataattttgcttttttagacCATAAACGCTTAAAACTgcttattttcagcaaaaaatggcCGATAACCGCTTTTTTAGCGCTTTTTCAAGTACTTTAGCgcatatttcgaagaaaaacgacaaaaaatcgttctaaaaacttgaattttcgttgttttgtcaacaaaaaaaatcactttcaaactattttagttgaaaaaaaaaataaaaacattttgatgattttgatctCTGATTTTGCAAACGaacgtttgaattttgaatcagttagtttttatttacctaattcTTGTAATCTGACACTTGTAGGTATGTTTaatgtttttgttcaaaaattaaatctaaaataaatgatttttgatatttttctgatttaaataATTCAGTTTAAACTTGATAGGGAATCCAATAGGATTTTTGCATTCTGCTTAAAAATACctgcattttgatatgccacATGATGCACTTACAAACCActtattttcgctttttcagattttttggcgcataattttgctttttttggccattttaacTGCTTTTTTAAGCgcttaaaactgtttttttagcgcataaaaatcctagccctatatattatagatacttacattacctataggtaaatccgaaagaaaaaaatatcagggAATAGTTAGAGGTAACCTAAAGATAGAATGAGTTTTTTCGTCAGTATAAGATGCAAGTTTTCCTTTCAATTGATTGTAGAGGATGAAAGAGCTTCAAGTTTTATTATCTATTCGGTTTTGTTTagtttttagtaggtacctatactacctacttattagtTTTAAGTACAATTCTTTTGTaaataagtatattattttatttcagtgcagttttttattaaatactcagacttttttgacattggCTAGTAGTTATTAATTGAATCCTTATggtctcgaaaaatttcattattgcaACCAAAGAATAAAGTTGTGTCAGTATATCAGAGAGGATAGAAAGAataatttcgtgaatttttgtttaTACAACCGTGCGATTCTCAAGAATGTGTACCTGACGCTATCTTTTACAAGAAGATTTCTTCAAGAATCATGAACATTAAGttcacattttaccaaaataattaATATACTTGGTgcttgaaaatgaacaaaaaaaaactgagaatttaAATTCAACGTTTCACATTACTTCAGAAAATGTTGgaatagtgaaaaatcatcagTGTTGAATCCGAAGGATACGAATATTTGGACATAAATCCTTTCGAGTTTATGTAAATGGATGAATAAAAGGAGATTTGCTGGGGCTTCCAAGCCGTTATGGAGGCTtttccagcagattattgaacttcccaattttggaaaaatttggttaTAATTCAGTTCCATAAACTGCGATCTATTATCTTTGCAACTGTTTTATTCGATTCAGGCacagattttcaacaaaaaaatcattcctgcGGTTTGAAATCAAGAtatcgttttttgttttttttttccaaaaactgaaaaattagaaaaatttattggaagctccagaatacctaaaaaaaactaccaatttATTTTGGAGGTGAAAATAGGGTATGGATCATATTTTGGTTTATTATATCAATCTGTTTAAAAACGACAAATaagtacttatttcattttttctctaaaaaattttttggaagaaattttgaattcttttaaGGTCACATACGCCACCGATTTGAAATGGAGTGCGACTTTTGGAAAATGATAGTGGTTTAAAACTAGGCAGAATTTTTGCTACCTAAGTGAATTTTTCGGTTTCTGgtaaaataaacattcaaaattctTAAGGTGTTTCTATAGACACGGTGTttcttatttattaaaaaaagcattcaactacttaggtacttacctacttttttaatgaaaaataaatgatgaaaagtaGGTGCCTAGTTTTGAAGTCTTGAAGtctacaatttccagccattttgcaacatccagtgcgattttcaataggtaagttttaaaaacctcaaGAGTGAGAAAAGATGAGAAACAAATTTGtcgcatcaaaattttactttctagATTACAAGTTTTGAAAAGCATTTTTTGACCTCGTTCTCTTTTCCAGAATTAGAATTTTGAGAAACCACCGAAAAAATTctagaataataaattttcggAAGTGGTTTTTGTACTCAAGAGTCAAGATaccttaagtaggtacttgaaattctTGAATATAATTTAGAGGCAGTTGATCAGTCCGTCATCAGTTCACCACATAATAACTTTAAATGCTGATCCTACAGTATGGTGTACTGTAGGATCAGCATTTTTTTGTAGCAAGATCATTGTTCCTGCCAGGACCAGTCCAACTCTCAAATTGGTCAGTGCCGTCAGTGTCAGTTATTCCTAAAGTGGACATCTACTGTATTACTCTAATGctgaaacttcatttttttcaaaccacttTTTTACTGGAGCAAAAACACTTCTTGAGACGGAATTTATCGTTTTCCTCGTCAAGATTAAAAGACAAAGGCGATAAAGTCTTCAACGTTCATGATATTGATAATGTACTTAATTTGGTTTGTCGATGTCGTCGAAAATAATCTCTTatcttttattcttttttactGCGTATTCGAACCGATATTCAAAAGAATGAATGACTCAACTGatatggaaatgaaaaaaacacactcgcGCAGGCACCAACTGCGAGCGAATTGTGCTGGAGTATAGAGAATTGGAAGGCCGTTTTCTGCTTCAGTTTAAGATTAGGTACAACATTTACAGCTAATGTTGCAAAATATTCGTTTCTGTTGTTTCATTCTTTTGGCTTGTCGTGTTCACTTTTCAATTCCATCAATTCGTCTGCGGCGTCTGATCGTATACGTAATTATTTGATTTCTCGTTGCTATTACGTATTTTGTTGAATTCTCTTAGCAAATGTCCACAAATCGTATTGTTCGGGTGATTTTAGTATTATTCGCGTGAGTAATTGTGTGAGAAATGATGCGTGTTTCAATAGTAATATTCTTAATTTGCAGTTTGGCCGAGgtaagttcaaattttattgaaacgtTTAACTATGCTACCTATATTATGCTGGTCATGCTGGTCGTTTGCCATTTGACTCAGTTTACCTACTTTGTATGTCTTGCATTAATTGACTTCCGTTTCGTGCTGAAAATTAGGTAATACACGGCGTTGATTTGGAATACAAAACCTTCCGTTGTCGAAATGGAACGTACATCAGAAATCAATTAGTTTGTGATGGAAAAATAGACTGTGTTGGTAGTGATAACTGGGATTGGGAAGTTGGAAGTGATGAACACGTATCTTGTGATCAAGTAAATTTGATTAGATCTATTCTATATCTACGTATTTACTATCTAGGTAGGCTAGGTACTACAGACATCGTAATAAATGTTCATTGTCCAcctatatagtccggcatatgacaataggagtagtTTTTCTTAatagggacatcctaaggaacattttaaagcaaacttgccaaaaaaaaagttggcattacttacaaaatggcggccattttgattgacaggtcgccgaaatcgcagattttgcgttttaacataggacttgcacgaactttttcaaactttacaaaggtagatcgaaaggtcatgcaaaaattcatcacctgtcaaaatttcaagtgctaaagtgggtttttcgatttttggtgaatttttgaaaatcgaatttaggccaaaaatgaggaaaaaaaatcaaaattttagcaaattgaccaagaaagctgaaatttgagatgtaccctattttcgacatgccaaatcgattggaaacggtttcaacccgttttgagcagttctggagcctccagcagatttttgaaactcgaaattcccacaaaattccatcaaattggagttgtaaagctgaaatttattctaaaaactaatttcaatacgctacgaagtaggtactgcaggtaaatttcgagtcgttttggaccctccagcgactttttgaaaattcctgaagcctccagcagatttttgaaactttaaattttctcaaaatttcatcattaatggagatggaaagctgaaatttactctacactccaattttaacaccctctgaaaacgacttctggtggatttcaagtcattttagagcctccaacgacttttttgaaaattactggagcctccagtagatttttgaaacttgaaatttccccaacattaatttatcaaatggagttggcaacctgaaatttacttcgcaaactacgtggtggtttcaaatggttttgaagcttccagctactttaaggaaatttcaattttccataaaaacgtcttacaacctttcaaaaagttgctggaggcgccaaaacgacttgaaattcgccagCAGGCatcttcgtaacgtattgaaatcagttttcagaatgaatttcgactctccatcttagtttgatgaaattttagagtttcaaaaatctcctagaggctccagtaattttcaaaaaagtcgtaggaggctctaaaatgacttgaaatccaccagaagtcgttttcagaggatgttaaaattggagtgtagagtaaatttcagctttccatctccatttattgatgaaattttgtgaaaatttaaagtttcaaaaatctgctggaggcctcaggaattttcaaaaagtcgctggaggatccaaaacgactcgaaatttacctgcagtacttcgtagcgtattgaaattagtttttagaataaattttagctttacaactccgatttgatggaattttgtgagaatttcgagttccaaaaatctgctggaggctccagaactgctcaaaacgagttgaaaccgtttccaatcgatttgcggtatgtcgaaaatagggtacatctcaaatttcagctttcttggtcaatttggtaaaattttgattttttccctcatttttggcctaaattcaattttcaaaaatttcataaaaaatcgaaaaacccactttagcacttgaaattttgacaggtgatgaatttttgcatgatctttcgatctacctttgtaaagtttgaaaaagttcgtgcaagtcctatgttaaaacgcaaaatctgcgatttctgctgacctgtcaatcaaaatggccgccattttgttagtaaggccaacttttttgtttggcaagtttgctttaaaatgttccttaggatgtcccatttaataaaaaagttgtcccggaggatcggcgtgggggggggggtgcaattactcctattgttaTGTGCCGGACTAATATTTTTGTGCAATCTTGTGCTAGTGCTGTAAAGAAGTTGgccgattttttaattttgggcaCCTAAATTATGTAACCTGTTACCGATAATCAGAACCTTTTTCACAGTAACCTTCAGGAACCTTTAACCGATTTTTTTCCGGTTCGCATCCCTACCCTAAATCTGCCTTTcacaattttgagccattcaaGAGCCTTCAGCGCCATTTTggatttattcagaattttaaaatttctccagaaagcgtgcTGTAGTTCATTTGGGCTGCTAAATATTGATTATAGCGTGCCTATTCTTGACCACTTTGAAGAGTTTGTCAACATTTGAGCTGATCTCCTGAAAATCGGTTCGAGAGTGCATTTATCAGACAGatacttcttttaaaaaaaaaaatcgccgaaaattgtcaaattttaaattttttaaaattattattcactGTGAgttgtgaccaaccaaagtacatatttagtagaaaacttttttaggggtactcgatatttctgggcaccctgtactacTACCTATCTAGGTAGTTCTTCTCTTCCAAAGAaacatttttgtattatttttgtttactttaaaattgaaaaaaaaatgctaaactGAAAATTCGAGAGAAACTTCGTTTATTTCGCATTAACTTTCCTGAAATAGGTATGAAGTATGAACATTACCCTCTGGCCTCTGTACGAATAAGATTATAACTATACACGTGCAGCTGAACtacgttttattttcattacgaTTTTGATTAAAGGCAAAATGTGGCGCAGGGAAGTTCAAATGCGGAATTTCGAATCATTATTGGCATGAATGCAAGAATGCTACAGTTCGATGTAATACCCTTCATGATTGTTTGAATACCCTTGATGAAAGCAACTGCGGTAAATCAGTAtaaatacctattgaaattcTAGAAACCATTTTTCAACGTGATTCGAAAATCCAAcataacctattttttttttattaggtgaTGAAATCAACGTGAAAGATTGCTCATTGggcaaaagaaaatatttatgtGATGATGGATTAAGATGTTTGGATTTCAATCTCACTTGTGACGGTTTCTGTAATTGCATCGACTGTTCTGATGAAAAAAGCGGCTGCTTAAATGGTGATTAACCTTATACGAGCTAATTTAGGTAGttgatactttttttatttgatcGAAATCTTTTTGCAGACGGATATTTGAACGTTAATACTTCTGAAATAGCGTGTTTCAAGACTCCTAATGGACCGTTGTGTTGTTCAGAATTCGATTCTTTATGTCAAGGTGAATATAAGAAACGCTCAACTACCTACTTTTCAGTGGCGAGGCGTCCATGGAAGCAATGGAAGCATTGCTTCCCTTCAAATTTTCGTggttttagaaaattaaattatttaaattaattcaaaaatattacgagaaaatatttaaaaaacaagagAGAATACTATTTCGTTCAAATGTCTTCCAATACATTGTTTTATTACGtacaaaaaacataattttgcgTTGTGGAAGCAAACTGAGCATTGCTTCCAAAAAAACCGtttcaactgaaaaaagaaTCATGTTTTCCATCCTTAACGCGCGTTGTAGAGCGTCGAACGGCGATTCTTTGGAAGCAATTCGTCAGTTACTTCTTACAACACGACCCTTGAGGTGCCATATGCGCATGCGCTTGTACATTCTACACAGCTCTGATTAAGAAAATGTGACAAATTGCGACTTGTTGTATGACTGATGACCGATCTAGCGTATTTATTTGGGTATTTCGTTTCGTCTCCACTCCCCAGTAGAATTCTcagtaaaaatcaattttatggatGATGTGATTGATATCTTTGCAAATTTGAAAGATCGCAGCATTGACCTAATATACAAagtttaattttctcaaaatgttaaaatacgaaaatgttacttctttgt
The sequence above is a segment of the Planococcus citri chromosome 3, ihPlaCitr1.1, whole genome shotgun sequence genome. Coding sequences within it:
- the LOC135838826 gene encoding low-density lipoprotein receptor-related protein-like isoform X1, producing MMRVSIVIFLICSLAEVIHGVDLEYKTFRCRNGTYIRNQLVCDGKIDCVGSDNWDWEVGSDEHVSCDQAKCGAGKFKCGISNHYWHECKNATVRCNTLHDCLNTLDESNCGDEINVKDCSLGKRKYLCDDGLRCLDFNLTCDGFCNCIDCSDEKSGCLNDGYLNVNTSEIACFKTPNGPLCCSEFDSLCQECDSKNDICDHKCVQFVNNTGCFCDENYVGGFGDVRNSKCWPKNNMVKGVTLLYWTNRKFRSMNVFTHTDYVTKELTYECTASSAAHDYTYYAIDENLGSDRVYSNYFFDDSSPKNKRIFKMSAISNDEPQEVIKSGNLISELTTYLISSRYLVITS
- the LOC135838826 gene encoding low-density lipoprotein receptor-related protein-like isoform X2, coding for MMRVSIVIFLICSLAEVIHGVDLEYKTFRCRNGTYIRNQLVCDGKIDCVGSDNWDWEVGSDEHVSCDQAKCGAGKFKCGISNHYWHECKNATVRCNTLHDCLNTLDESNCGDEINVKDCSLGKRKYLCDDGLRCLDFNLTCDGFCNCIDCSDEKSGCLNDGYLNVNTSEIACFKTPNGPLCCSEFDSLCQECDSKNDICDHKCVQFVNNTGCFCDENYVGGFGDVRNSKCWPKNNMVKGVTLLYWTNRKFRSMNVFTHTDYVTKELTYECTASSAAHDYTYYAIDENLGSDRVYSNYFFDDSSPKNKRIFKMSAISNDEPQEVIKSDKKLYPWLLIG